A single window of Aspergillus flavus chromosome 4, complete sequence DNA harbors:
- a CDS encoding Apc15p protein-domain-containing protein, with the protein MNVRPFITSATPGNALSSLVLEERALRARKNNIASFGYSWIKPAGCTKTMLGMKEEEAEREEALAAAAAEMAAAAAVAEAEAGAAGLNELGSQHGDGQDDTGMERDLDDDIPDADVEGLVEEGEEGLEEDDVVDEEGYMERDLDDDIPEAFSDDDDDDHLIEDDFDNQPDLDNDIPSAEDIVDEVEDMSEEDMGRDLDDDIAEAAENQSDQEDEWQHTDTDAELDDEDEASFSHDPFTQNLRVSTTSSRGLPPAPVRVQETEAQRRFLQRWSGGGDVFDTSGMMIDEDDLRASVTSQGSRRSFFSRFPRRRAGGPRDSFD; encoded by the coding sequence ATGAATGTACGTCCGTTCATCACCTCTGCCACGCCTGGTAATGCCTTATCGTCATTAGTCCTCGAAGAACGTGCGCTCCGTGCTCGCAAAAACAACATCGCCTCTTTCGGTTACTCGTGGATCAAACCTGCGGGATGCACCAAGACCATGCTGGGTatgaaagaggaagaggcggaAAGGGAGGAAGCATTAGCTGCGGCAGCTGCAGAGATGGCAGCGGCCGCTGCGGTAGCCGAGGCTGAAGCGGGAGCTGCTGGGCTAAATGAGCTCGGATCACAGCATGGTGATGGACAGGATGACACGGGAATGGAGAGGGACTTGGACGATGATATTCCTGACGCAGATGTAGAGGGTCTcgtggaggaaggagaggagggcctggaagaggatgatgttgttgacgAGGAGGGATACATGGAACGAGATCTGGACGACGATATTCCTGAAGCGTTCtctgatgatgacgatgacgaccaTCTGATCGAGGATGATTTTGATAACCAGCCAGACTTGGATAATGATATTCCCAGTGCTGAAGACATAGTTGATGAGGTAGAAGACATGAGTGAGGAAGACATGGGCCGCGATTTGGACGATGATATCGCTGAGGCTGCGGAGAATCAGTCCGACCAAGAAGACGAATGGCAACATACCGATACAGATGCCGAAttggatgacgaggatgaggccAGTTTCTCACATGATCCATTTACTCAAAATCTTCGAGTCAGTACAACCAGCAGTCGTGGTCTACCTCCAGCACCTGTTCGCGTTCAAGAGACAGAGGCCCAACGCCGGTTCCTCCAGCGCTGGAGTGGCGGCGGCGATGTCTTCGACACAAGCGGCATGATgatcgatgaagatgatctaCGTGCATCTGTTACTAGTCAAGGTAGTCGACGAAGCTTTTTCAGCAGATTCCCCAGACGACGAGCTGGGGGACCTAGGGATAGTTTTGACTAA